The window GGAGTCTGAAAATAGAAGTCAAACTGTAATCATTCCTATTGCCTCATTGCTGAAGAGAATAATGAAAAGACTTGTGTTCCTATGGTGAGAAATATCTAAACTGGGAACAGAATGCAATGACAGAATGACGGTACCTGAACCTTTAAGTAAATAATGCGTACACACTAATGAGACAGATCgcacttttttttgtatttctccTAACATACATAGTGTGTTATCAGTTGGTTCTAGAAGAAACATTGGGAACAGGATAAACAATACATTGACATACGtcttcaaatattttttattGTGCAACAATAAATCAAGATATTTGCACTTGCTTCAGAATGCCCTGCTTTAAGAAACCAACGGTAATTTGATTGGTCGAATTTAAACATGCTGCTATTCACCAATCAGAAGCTGAGATGTTGATTGGGGATCCGGACAGCCCCTTCACTACCCAGACACCATCACGTCCGATCAGACACAGTGTAAAATTGGATCGCAAGCAGCTCCGTAGGAATTGCTCACCAATCGACAGAACATATCAAAGAAAATAGAAGATTTAAATCATATAATCAAAGTGATTCACGAAACATTCAGGTATTTACTACGTCGCAGTTGCTTTCGATGTAAGAAAAATGGTATAATGATGAAGAGAATAATTAATGCTGCGGGTACATATTGAAATAAGGGGAATGTTTGACTCTGGAAATGAGATATAAAAAATATTGGCTTCTAAAATGCCAATTCTTGTACTGCATGTTCTCTTCTTGGAATCTAGTGTTTGGACAGATTCGTTATTTGATTCCTGAAGAACTGCAACTCGGCGCCTTTGTTGGGAATATCGCTGAGGATCTCAGCTTGGATATAAAGCAGCTCTCGGCTCGCAATTTTCGGATAGTAACCGGGCCCAAGAAACAATATGTGGATATAAATTTGGACACTGGTATTTTAATTGTGACGAAAACAATTGACAGAGAAGAGATTTGCGGACAGAGCCTCAGTTGTGCGTTAAACTTGGACGTTTTCCTTGAAAATCCTTTAAAGCTGTATCAGGTTACAGTGGATATTCTCGATGTAAATGACAATGCTCCTAGTTTCCCAAAGCCACAATTCCACCTAGAAATCTCAGAGCTTTCTATTCCAGGAACGCGTTTTCCACTCGAACCTGCGCACGATCTGGACGTTGGAAGTAATTCCGTACAAACCTATGAGCTCCTTCCGAACGATTATTTTATTCTCGATGTGCAAACGCGCGGTGGTAAAGTGAAGTCTCCAGTGCTGGTTTTGCAGAGACCTTTGGACAGAGAAACGGAATCCAGCTACAGGTTGACGCTAACAGCGAAGGACGGTGGTGTCCCTGTCAGATCGGGCACGGCTCAGGTCACAATTGTTGTAAACGATGCAAACGACAACGCTCCTGCCTTCCCGCAGTCAGTTTACAGAGTCAGTCTATTGGAGAGTGTAGCCGCAGGAACGCAGGTAATCATATTAAATGCCACTGACTTGGACAGAGGTGTCAATGGAGAGATAAACTATTCTTTTGGTCGCGACACTTCAGCTCGAGTTCGGGAACTGTTTTCCATGAATTCTAAGACTGGTGAACTCAGAGTAAAAGGCAAATTGGACTATGAAGAAAACGACGCCTTTGAAATCAACATACAAGCAACAGACGGGGGTTCTCACGCTATGTCGGGGCACTGTGAAGTTTTGGTAAATATTATTGATGTGAATGACAATCCACCTGAAGTAATTTTGACGTCTTTATCATTTACAATCTCAGAAGATGCGCCTGTAGAGACTGTAGTCGCTCTGTTCACTGCTGCAGATAAAGATTCGGGTACAAACGGGCAGGTACAGTGCCACATTTCAAATAAACTACCATTTAAACTGGATTCCACTTTAAAGAATTATTATGCAATACTCGTTCATCGTCCACTGGATCGTGAACAAACCGCCAAGTATGACGTTACAGTAACATGCACAGATTTAGGAAATCCTCCCCTTACATCCGAAGAAGCCATTCGAGTGGAGGTCTCCGATATAAACGACAATGCGCCCCATTTCAGACAATCTTTATTCACAGCAAACGTAATGGAGAATAATGAAATAGGCGCTTCTATatttttccttacagcctttgaTGCCGATATTGGAATGAACGCTCGACTGAAATACTCTCTCCTGGACACTCCAATTCAGAACGCCTCCGTGTTCAATTACATCTCTATTAACTCGGACACTGGTGTCATATTCGCACAGAGAGCTTTCGACTACGAGGAATTGAAAAACTTCCAGATTCAAGCTCAGGTCATGGACTCTGGGACACCATCACTCGCAAATAATGTTTCAGTGGATGTTGTTATTCTCGATCAGAATGACAATGCTCCAGTTATTGTGCAGCCATTAGTCGAATTTGGATCAACAGCAGTagagacaatatccaggtttgcaGAACCAGGGTCTTTAGTGGCCAAGGTATCCGCCACTGACGCTGACGCAGGTCAGAACGCTCGCCTTTCTTATTCAATTTTTCAAGCTACCCAGCATAATCTTTTTACCATTTCACCAGACTCTGGGGAGATTTGGACAATCCGCCATATCGTTTCTCGAGATGCCTCAAAGCAAAGGTTGGTGATTCTTGTAAAAGACAATGGATCACCATCTCTTTCTGCCTCAGTGACCATTATCTTATCTGTGATTGGTGGTGAAACGGAAGCTTTCTCGAACATCAGCGGTTCATCTGAAAATCATGGATTCGAGCCAGATCTGAGCCTTTCTTTGGTCATCGCATTAGGAACCATTTCTAGCATTTTTCTCATCATTTTAATTATTCTTGCGGTGAAGGTTCATAAAAGCAGGAATTCACTGGGTGGTCAGCACTGTTCTTTGGGAGTTTGTTGTTGCCTTGAAACCAAACATTCTCTGAATGGAATTCAAAAGGCTAGTAGAAGCCTTCAGATACCCCCAAATTACGTTGAGGTGTTCGGTGGCGACCCACTTTCTCAAAGTTTCCGCTATGAGTCATGTTCAACATTGCAGTCAACGAGGAGAGACTATATAACTCCCAATACATCCAGGTCATCCACGGACAAAAAGTATGCCCTGACTGATTATATTGGGAAACAGGATCCGGAGTTGCTGCATACTGAGAAGGTCAGCAACCCTTTGAGCAATGAGGTGAGTCACTTTGAAAATGGAAATAGGTTTTTGGCagctttgatttgtttttgttttatattttcaaaCAACGAGAGCATCACTGTTTGGCCAGCATTATTGTGTGGCCCCAGTTGTCCTGAAGGAAGTATGTTCTAAGTGCTTTCCATGTGGACCCTATATTTAGTAAGGAACTCCTCCGATTTGACTCCACAACATTATTGCCCCATGTTATACATCCAGGCTAGGACAGTCTGTGCTATGTCAAGTTGCTTGTCCTGCGTCCATTagtcttgtccttctaggtgcaTTCGCAGTAGACTTGgtaagttgctgcaatgcatcttgtatgtggtacacactgctgccattgtgcattGATGGTGGAATGAGTGGATATTGAAGATTTTATGTGATATGTCAGTCAAAAAACTGCTTTGGCGTTAAATATCCTGAGTGTTATTGGATATGCATACCTCCAAGCAAATGGAACTCATTCCAACACAGTCCTAATTTGTGCCTTCACTATTCTGGATGGGTCTGTGCAGTCAGGGCAGGCGATACCTGTTAAACAATTTGTGGGTTCCGACTGTCTCTTGTAGCTACCATACTTTGCAGCTGgttgtcagttagctcagttggttggatggcagGTTTATAATGTAAAATGGCACTAACAGacgttcaattcctgcattgattGAGGTTCCCATGAATGATTCTGCTTCTTGAATTCATCCACACAtaaggttaaaccaccatcactCAACCCTCCCTAATACGAGATTAATCCTTATGAGCAGAAGAACTATGGCAACTTCACCTTTTACTATTTCAATTTCGGGTCAATTGGTAAACAATAAAGGTTGATCTTTggctgtggaaaaaaaaagaaaattcatcTTTTGTAAACTATATAAGGTTTATTTAGTGTATATAGATACATATTTAATTTCCTGCATAATACCAATTTCTTCTCAGATTTTCCGATTCAATGGTGGTATCCCcagagatttgtttttttttagttcacTCATGGGAGTCGCTAATTGGCCaccatagaaggatacagcgcagtacaggcccttcggccctcgatgttgcgccgaccgaatcctacctagcctatactagcccaataacttccaaatgcctatccaatgcccgcttaaatgaccataaagaaggagagttcaccactgatacgggcagggcattccatgaactcacaacccgctgtgtgaagaatctacccctaacatctgtcctatacctaccaccccttaatttaaagctatgtcccctagtaacacctgactccattagcggtaaaaggttcttagtatctaccctatctaaacccctaatcatcttatacacttctatcagatctcccctaaaccttctcttctccaatgagaacagccccaagtgcctcagcctttcctcataagattttcctaccattccaggcaacatcctggtaaacctcctctgcactcgttctaaagcttccacatccttcctatagtatggcgaccaaaactgcacacaatactccagatgaggccgcaccagagtcttatacattTATTGCTTGTTCCCAGTTCACCTTGAAAAGGTGTTCGCGAACTGTCTTCTTAAACCATTGCAGTCTATATGTTGtagtttgacccacaatgccattaggaaggaattctaggattttgacccaatggtaggcaatatatttccaagcctggatggtaagtggcttggagaggaacttataGGTGGTGCTGTTCCGTCTATCTACCACCCTTAAACATCTGCATGGGAGAggttatggatttggaaggtgctggctaaggaacttttatgaatttctgcagcacttcTTGTCAATGTCACATACTGCTGATACTGAGCACTTGGTGCTGGAAGGAGTGGATCCTTatggatgtgttgccaatcaagtaggctgcccCGACCGGGTTGGTATCAAGATGTTTGAATGTTTTTAGGgttgcacccatccaagcaagtggggaatattctatcacactgcTGACCTATGTCTTGTAGGTAGTGgagaggctttgaggagtcaggaggttagTTAATCACCATaatattcttagcctctgaccatTCTTTTGTTCAGAACCTGTAACTTACAATCGCCCTGTAATAGaaatgatattattaagctggagagggtgcagaagagattcatcaggatgttgctgagaatgcAGAGTTTAAGTTGGAAGGAGACGCTGCATCGTCTGGGAGTTTTTCACTGCAGCAcaaaaggttgaggggtgaccttatagcggtttatcaaatcatgagagatatgcataaggtgaatggcagatctCTTTTCACTAGATTTCAAGACCAtggtgcatatttttaaggtgaaaggataaaaattctatgaagacatgaGGAGTGCATTTTTATTGCAGGAAGTTGTTAGTGTGTagaatgaacctccagaggaaatggtgggtgTGATTACAGTGGCAACGTTTACAAGACGTTTCACTGAGTaatggcccgtatccctccaagcAATATTTGGAGAGATACAGGCCAAGCAgaagcaggtgggattagttcagtttgtgATTATGGGTGGTGTGGAATGGTTGGCtagaaaggtctgtttcaatgctgcatgactctatgacactactGTGACTAAATGTAATTTCAATAAGTTCTGAATTCAGGTTTACTAGTTGCTCTGTGTTCGATGTCATTTTAGGATTCTTTTTAAGTATATAGTTGCTTCTCTATTAGCATTGAAAATACGGACATGACAAAATATAAAGAACAGCCATTTggacaagccatttggcccaccaagactgcaACAACACATAATGTCTTTCGAAACTAAATACCTTTTTTACATTTACATGGTCTGTATCTATCTGTTCCCTACCTATTCACATATCTGACAAGATGCCGCTCAATTGTTCTTGTTGCAATTGCCTTTACCACAttctctgatagctcattccagacattgACTAACCATTGTTTAAAAACGTGTttcttacatttcctttcaaCCTGTTTTAGCTTAAACCTGTGTTCCCTAGTAACTGACAGTTCTTCCTTTGGGAAAATACCCTGCCTATCCATCCAATCCGTGCCTCATTCGCAACCAATGCTCCCTCATCATGGACATTAACTGTGCAGCAAAGACCTTTCAGTTTAGATGTAGCCACACAAGTACAGAGGATTGCAATTCTAACCAGAGGTTGTAAAGTACTTATGTAACAGTTGGATTTGAAACTAATCCAAAGAAAAAATACTTGAACTTGCTGATGGCTGTCACAGAAATATGAGCAAATTCAATTAATCTTCTTGATCGTTTTTGATTGTGCACTATATAATGCAGTAAACAGTAAACCCACTCTTGCATACGTGTGATTAATTATATGAATTGAGGGGCTACGCCGTGTATTTGCACGCTGTTTAGAATGCAAACACGATGAGGCCTGCTAACCCAACCACAATCTATAACTCACAATCGCCCTACTCTCTGTTTATTCCCATTTGTTAATCAACCCCAGAGAGAACAGTAAGCCAGTCATAAACCATCTTGCATCAGACAGTTATACTTCAATAAAATCAACATCTTTGcgaaaaattcagcagatctgtttgcatctgaagagagagaaacagagttcatgttttgaatccaatatgacttTGCATCGAACATACCATAAAAactaaaacgttaactctgtttctgactCTAAGATTTTGCCAGAACTATTGAGTTTCTACAGcacgttttgtttttaattcagatctccagtatccacaaTATTTAATGTAATCAAACTTGTCAACTATATCTTTACTTCAAGTGATCCTGTTATTGAGTCATAAAATGTTGCCACAGTGGATGAGTAAGTAATAAATAGTAAATGTTGATAAGTCGATGGTTAAATTCAATTAAGCACATTTGAATGGTGAAGCACCAGAAAATGAATGGATAGTGTAAAGAACCGTGCTTCGCAGAAAAAAAGGTAATCCTGAACTGTTTAGCCACTATAAGCTATCTCACAATATTTCCAAAAAGGGAACTAAAATTACAAacgaaaaaaaattcaaataatttCACAACCATAAATCTtaaatttaacttttaaaaaactgTCAAGACTTCAAGAAGTAGTCTGCACAGTGATTGATTGAATGTGAGAGCTCCCTACTGCCCAATCAGAAGCTGAAACGTGAGTggaattcttcactatccttttgcCTGCTCAAACATATTCAGATACAATGGAGAATGGAATGGCGAACTGTAGACTATTTGTGAGGTTTGTGAGGTTATTGAGGTTTTTCAGAAAAATAGTAATGTTTGTCGGGAAAGTCTCAGTGAATTGCAAAACCTGAATATATTTTATGCAGATTATCACAAAGTGAGTTGTTAGGGGACAGAATGCACTCCatgaaaatgtggtggaggcagttttgattgaggcattcaagagaccattgcatttttaaaaataatatgacGTGGGAAAAGATAGTCTATTGAAACTAGGTAATGGAATTGGAGTAGATGAAAGAGAAAATTCAGACACAATATATTGAATTTTCTCCTTCTGCTTTGTCATAATTTTGTGATTCTTTGATATTGTTATCAAAATTATTTAATATCCATTTCAATACATTACAGATAAGACTTGCTTTGAATTTTGTCACTCACAGTAGTTCATGTGTTTCATATGAAATTGGAATTGTTGTGTAAAATTGTGATTGTTTTACCAACAGAGAAGAGAATTTTGGCTCATTTAGGAGTTGTTAATCGAAAAAGAACCGATTTTAAATCCTTATAGCTGTGGGATTGACATAATTTCATCCAGGAAATGGCAGCTTAGTTTACACTTACATACTTGAATCTCCTGGTCTGTTGTCAGGGAAGAGATTCTGGTGCTTTAATGGGTTATTTATATGTGATGACTTCACAAGGTGCTTACATTTCACGACAGAGTTTGAAGAGCAAGGAAGACATTTCTGATTAATTTCCTAGAATGcaagagttctttgagaagtgaccaagttgatagatgaagggagggctgtagatgtcagatccatggactttagtaaggtgatTGATAATGTTCCTCGtgataaactaatggagaaagtgaagtcacatggtgtgcagagtgttctagctagatAGATAAAGAACTGACTGAGCAACAAGAGACAGGGAatagggagtttcttgaaatggagcaAAGTTACCAGTAGttttctacagggatcagtgctgggccattATTGCTTGTGTTATACACacatgatctggaagaggacatTAATTGGTCCGATCAgtcagtttgcaggtgacacaaagatatGTGGAGTAGCCGAAAGCATAgggaactgtcaaagaatacaggaaaatatagatagactggagagttgggcagagaagtggcagatggagttgaatccaggcaaatgtgaggtgatgcattttgggaactCTAATTCTAGAACAAACATattgtaaacggaagagccttgggaaaagttgatgagcagaaagatctgggagttcaggtccaatgtaccctgaaggtggctccACAgatggatagaatggtcaagaagctATGCTTGGCTTCATCGGacgaggtattgagtataagagctggcaggtcatgttaaaattgtacacgacTTATAGTGgcccacatttagaatactgtgtgcagttctggtcgctacattaccaaaaggatgtggacattttggagagaatgcagagaagatttacgagaatgttacctggtatggaaggtgctatctatgatagcagttgagtaggttaggattgttttcattagaaaaaagagatggcggggaggggggggggggggggaacttgATTGAggactacaaaatcatgaagtgtataaacagagtggaaagagataagcttttttcctagggtgagggattaattaacgagaggtcacacattcaaggtgagagatgaaacATTTCAGGGGAATGCACGTGAAAAGTACTTTATAGCGAGGGTGATAGGTGCCTCTAATGCGtggccagcagaggtagtagaggcagccCTGGTAGATCCATTCAAGgtgcatctagacagatgcatgagtaaatggggagcagagggatacagatgcttaaaaattgggcaataggtttagataGTGGATTTAGATTGGCTCAGGCTGGGAGGGCTGAGaagtctgttcctgggctgtaaatttcatTTGTTCCTTGTACATCACGTGGACGTTATAGAGCCAGTCTTGAATCCCTAGCTTTAAAATGTTTCAGAATTACATGAGCATACTTTATTCATGTAAGTACATTTTTCAGTGAGTGAAAGAAAAATCCTTATTTCCATGGTGGCATTTTACAATTAGAAAAGTTGTTTGAAGATATACAGTCAGACAACATCGAAATAGGCCCTTCCGTCAGACTCTTCTATCCTGACCAGGTTTCTGAAATGAACTGCATTTGTCAAATATCCAGCTAAATCTTTCCTATTATTGTATCTGTGCGGACAGAGAAGTATCTAATTTGAAAAGTAAATATGTATATGCAGGTATTGTCAATTAAAAGAAGAAAGTAAACCGGAAATGATCATAAACCAAACAGgtgaaagcagaaaaataaaaataaaacagaagctAAGGTCAGAACTAGACTATTTGGCTGTCTAGTCTGCTCCACCGTCCGATATGTTCATGCCAAATCCTTTATTTTAAGACTTATTCCTCCTTTCTCCCCAATCACCTTGACGTATTTAACATCTAAATATTTATCTATCTCTTTCTGAAATACTTCTCATGGCATGGCTCTCTTCATCTTTTATGGTCGAGAAGCCTATAGCCTCAAAATCATGACAATGAAgaggggctgcacagtggctcaatggttcgcACTACTGTCTAAGtgcatcagggacctggattcaattccagccacaAGAaattgtctatatggagtttgcacattctctctgtttctgctcggttttccagtttcctcccagagtccaatgatgtgcaaattaggtggattggccatgctaaattacctggaGTGTTCAGGCATGTATATGTCAGGTGCatcaaccatgggaaatgtggcgTTAGGGGGATGGacctgagtgggatgctcttcagagagtttctgttcaccttatgaaccgaatggcctgtttccacactgtggacaTTCTGTTCTATTCAGTCAATTTTtccacatctcagtcttaaatggtccACCCCATATCctaagactgtgacccctggtcctAGACATCCCAACAAGGAAAAACATCATTCCGctgcccagcctgttcaactttgtatgtttcaatcaaatttCCTCTCGTTTTTATAAGCCCTCGTGATTGCAGAACGAGTCAAAGCTTCTCATACGGTAATCCTACCACGACATTATTACCCAAGTGAAACCTCTTCCACAATCCCTCAATGACAAGAATATCCTTTCTTAGGAAGAGACAGTAAACTTTCATGCAATACTCAAGGTGCAACTTCACCAAGCCCCGGAATAGTAAGATATCTCTGTTTCTGAATGCAAAACTTTTGAAAATGAAAGACGATACCTCCCGCCTGACTTCATTCATTGACTGGGATACAATGACACCAGATTCTTTTGCATTTCCACGTCTAGATGTTATCTTGCATTCTCGCTTGTGACTCGCAATCCCACTCATTTTGTATCATCCCCAAACTTGGAAATGCTATATTACAATTGGttccctcattcaggtcattcatACATGCCATGAATAGTTGGtgcccaaacactgatccctgcagaaccccAGTGCTCACTTCCTACCAGTGAAAAAAACCCCATCTTTTGTTTACTATTTCTGTTAACTCTCTATtaatcaattttcaatccatgacAACTTAATAACCTACATCAAATGCAACTTATTTTTGCTCACTAGACTCATTTGTGAGCTTTTATCAGGTTCATTACACAACCTCATATGGATATTATTTTAACAAACTGAAAATGTGAATTTGGGCGCATTTGAAAGTGAGTCATTTAGAACCCTGACAAATTAATATGCTGGCATTCATCAAATTCATTGCTTGAGCAGTTCTGAAATGGTCTTACTAGTCAAAAATACATTGTGTGCCTTCAAAATGGAATGCTGTCCTTCATCTTTGGTGGCCTCTGTGATTGCATGTTTTCGAGCAGGTGATGGAACTACGTGTATCATTAAGCTTAGAAAACAAGGGTTCACATATGTGTGCCTTTAATATTTTGAAAGCAACGCATTACCTTAAAAATAACACACTTTATAACTTGGACCAGAGTGTAAGACCTGGGTAAGGGATATATAGGTCTGCATATGATTCTTCATAATCATCTGTGGCTCAAGGTTGAGGTTTTTCACAGATTAATATATGTATTTTGCAGACAAAGAAAATTAATACAAGTCAAACTAGATCGTTACATGGAGCCCAAATTTATTGTCTTATGACCGTGGAGAGCAATGAAATGATTGCTGTTCCTATGGTGTGATATACCTAAATGGGGGACAGAATGCAATAATAATATAACCGTAACTGAAT of the Hemiscyllium ocellatum isolate sHemOce1 chromosome 16, sHemOce1.pat.X.cur, whole genome shotgun sequence genome contains:
- the LOC132823510 gene encoding protocadherin beta-16-like isoform X2 encodes the protein MRYKKYWLLKCQFLYCMFSSWNLVFGQIRYLIPEELQLGAFVGNIAEDLSLDIKQLSARNFRIVTGPKKQYVDINLDTGILIVTKTIDREEICGQSLSCALNLDVFLENPLKLYQVTVDILDVNDNAPSFPKPQFHLEISELSIPGTRFPLEPAHDLDVGSNSVQTYELLPNDYFILDVQTRGGKVKSPVLVLQRPLDRETESSYRLTLTAKDGGVPVRSGTAQVTIVVNDANDNAPAFPQSVYRVSLLESVAAGTQVIILNATDLDRGVNGEINYSFGRDTSARVRELFSMNSKTGELRVKGKLDYEENDAFEINIQATDGGSHAMSGHCEVLVNIIDVNDNPPEVILTSLSFTISEDAPVETVVALFTAADKDSGTNGQVQCHISNKLPFKLDSTLKNYYAILVHRPLDREQTAKYDVTVTCTDLGNPPLTSEEAIRVEVSDINDNAPHFRQSLFTANVMENNEIGASIFFLTAFDADIGMNARLKYSLLDTPIQNASVFNYISINSDTGVIFAQRAFDYEELKNFQIQAQVMDSGTPSLANNVSVDVVILDQNDNAPVIVQPLVEFGSTAVETISRFAEPGSLVAKVSATDADAGQNARLSYSIFQATQHNLFTISPDSGEIWTIRHIVSRDASKQRLVILVKDNGSPSLSASVTIILSVIGGETEAFSNISGSSENHGFEPDLSLSLVIALGTISSIFLIILIILAVKVHKSRNSLGGQHCSLGVCCCLETKHSLNGIQKASRSLQIPPNYVEVFGGDPLSQSFRYESCSTLQSTRRDYITPNTSRSSTDKKYALTDYIGKQDPELLHTEKVSNPLSNEVKQPNADWRFSQTHRAELNSSQYREEEGVQRDIQHEAQREVQCDVQCEAPRDVQCNVPHNIQHEVQRDVPCEVQRVVENEPSGARKPACARPVAIPAGRDGWTLPRTAPRMQLQMTLGPHVPGTLRSQYLIPRELHTSGACISNSSVEFIAPIVGSLHGRWAANQTRDHRGISSSSGRRPELDTQACGQIPGSPSGQRLSTQRLHSRDDHHSLREVNY